One stretch of Oncorhynchus gorbuscha isolate QuinsamMale2020 ecotype Even-year linkage group LG21, OgorEven_v1.0, whole genome shotgun sequence DNA includes these proteins:
- the si:dkey-43k4.5 gene encoding potassium voltage-gated channel subfamily S member 2, which yields MVKESLRAWIQDAEDILVHINVGGLKRSLFSSTLSNFPDTRLGRLLACESEEAILQVCDDYDAQQKEFYFDRNPGLFPYVLQFYQTGKLHIMDELCIFSFCQEIEYWGINEFFLDSCCSYRYHDRKLESRHKSWDEESDVSSVDTSVDEISDLNKDIQHFQEMCCGNARKYLWLTLENPGYSIPSKLFSFLSIAVVLTSISIMCINSLPEYQHFDEDGKQVEEPTLQALEFFCICWFTFEVVTRMLLAPNRRKFFRHPLNIIDIVSVLPIYITLPIDLALGSESELGNLGKLVQVFRLMRIFRVLKLARHSTGLRSLGATLRHSYREVGILLLYLGVGVCVFSGFAYTAEYEEDVGLDTIPACWWWGTVSMTTVGYGDVVPVTVAGKLAASGCILGGTLVVALPITIIFNKFSHFYRKQKALEASVRNSNKKKVKVCSDNVQEEEDEDGGLDRDSQCLEELDEDEDDGGVVNYSYVDHPPLPMERSSPLARRKEFFNSECFTINTGQMTE from the exons ATGGTAAAAGAGAGTCTCCGAGCCTGGATCCAGGACGCTGAGGATATCCTGGTGCACATCAATGTTGGAGGCCTGAAGCGCAGCCTGTTCTCGAGCACTCTAAGTAATTTCCCCGATACACGTCTGGGACGCCTGCTGGCCTGCGAGTCCGAGGAGGCCATATTGCAAGTTTGCGACGATTACGACGCTCAACAAAAGGAGTTTTACTTTGACCGCAACCCGGGACTCTTCCCTTACGTGCTGCAATTCTATCAGACCGGCAAACTCCACATCATGGATGAACTGTGCATCTTCTCTTTCTGCCAGGAAATTGAATACTGGGGAATCAATGAGTTCTTCCTGGACAGCTGCTGTAGCTACCGTTACCACGATCGCAAACTAGAGAGCCGCCACAAGAGCTGGGATGAGGAGAGTGATGTTAGCAGTGTGGACACTTCTGTGGATGAGATCTCAGACCTGAACAAGGACATCCAGCACTTCCAGGAAATGTGCTGTGGAAACGCCCGGAAGTACCTGTGGCTGACTCTGGAGAACCCGGGCTACTCCATTCCCAGTAAGCTTTTCAGCTTTCTCTCCATAGCTGTGGTTCTGACCTCCATATCCATCATGTGCATTAACAGCCTTCCGGAGTACCAGCACTTTGACGAGGATGGCAAACAAGTGGAGGAGCCGACCCTGCAAGCGCTGGAGTTCTTCTGCATCTGCTGGTTCACCTTTGAGGTAGTGACGCGGATGCTTTTGGCGCCCAACAGGAGAAAGTTCTTCCGCCACCCGCTTAACATAATCGACATTGTGTCTGTGTTGCCCATCTATATCACGCTGCCTATTGACCTGGCGTTGGGCAGTGAATCAGAGCTGGGGAACCTGGGCAAATTGGTGCAGGTGTTCCGCCTCATGAGGATATTCAGGGTTCTGAAGCTGGCCAGACATTCAACAGGCCTCAGGTCTTTGGGAGCAACGCTAAGG caCAGTTACAGGGAGGTTGGCATCCTGCTGCTGTACCTGggcgtgggtgtgtgcgtgttctCTGGCTTTGCCTATACTGCAGAGTATGAGGAGGACGTGGGGCTGGATACCATTCCTGCCTGCTGGTGGTGGGGCACCGTCAGCATGACCACCGTGGGCTACGGCGATGTGGTGCCCGTCACGGTGGCCGGCAAGCTGGCGGCCAGTGGCTGCATCCTGGGTGGGACCCTGGTGGTGGCCCTGCCCATCACTATCATCTTCAACAAGTTCTCTCACTTCTACCGCAAGCAGAAGGCCCTGGAAGCCTCGGTGAGAAACAGCAACAAGAAGAAGGTCAAAGTGTGCAGTGACAATgtgcaggaggaagaggatgaggatggGGGTTTGGATAGGGATAGCCAGTGTCTGGAGGAGCTGGATGAGGATGAAGATGATGGAGGAGTGGTAAATTATAGCTATGTGGATCATCCACCGCTGCCTATGGAGAGGTCCAGCCCGTTGGCGAGGAGGAAAGAGTTCTTCAACTCTGAGTGCTTCACCATAAACACAGGACAGATGACAGAATAA